Proteins encoded together in one Triticum dicoccoides isolate Atlit2015 ecotype Zavitan chromosome 7B, WEW_v2.0, whole genome shotgun sequence window:
- the LOC119335433 gene encoding serine/threonine-protein phosphatase PP1: MDAAALDDVIRRLLEARGGRTVRPAQLSDAEIRRLCAAAKDVFLSQPNLLELEAPIKVCGDIHGQYSDLLRLFEYGGFPPEANYLFLGDYVDRGKQSIETICLLLAYKIKYPENFFLLRGNHECASINRIYGFFDECKRRFNVRLWKVFTDCFNCLPVAALIDDKILCMHGGLSPDLKNMDQIRNIARPVDIPDHGLLCDLLWSDPDKDVDGWGENDRGVSYTFGADKVAEFLEKHDLDLVCRAHQVVEDGYEFFAKRQLVTIFSAPNYCGEFDNAGAMMSIDDSLTCSFQILKPSDKKGKAGTGNSKPGTPPRKIKINII, translated from the exons ATGGACGCGGCGGCGCTCGACGACGTGATCCGGCGGCTCCTGGAGGCGCGCGGCGGCCGGACGGTGCGCCCCGCGCAGCTCTCCGACGCGGAGATCCGCCGCCTCTGCGCCGCCGCCAAGGACGTCTTCCTCAGCCAGCCCAACCTCCTCGAGCTCGAGGCCCCCATCAAAGTCTGCG GGGACATCCATGGCCAATATTCTGATCTTCTTCGATTATTTGAGTATGGTGGTTTCCCACCGGAGGCGAACTATTTGTTTCTGGGTGACTATGTTGATCGTGGCAAACAGAGTATTGAAACGATATGCCTTCTCCTTGCTTACAAGATTAAGTACCCGGAGAACTTCTTTCTCCTTAGGGGAAACCATGAATGTGCCTCTATCAACAGAATCTATGGATTCTTTGATGAATGCAAGAGGAGGTTCAATGTTCGTCTCTGGAAGGTTTTTACTGACTGTTTTAACTGCCTTCCTGTGGCTGCACTTATTGATGACAAGATCCTGTGCATGCATGGGGGTTTATCACCTGATTTAAAGAACATGGACCAGATACGTAACATTGCCCGTCCTGTGGATATTCCGGACCATGGTCTCCTCTGTGATCTGCTATGGTCAGACCCTGATAAAGATGTTGATGGCTGGGGTGAGAATGACAGGGGCGTGTCATACACTTTCGGAGCTGATAAGGTTGCAGAGTTCCTTGAGAAACATGATCTAGATTTGGTCTGCAGGGCTCACCAG GTGGTGGAGGATGGATATGAATtctttgcaaagcgtcagctcgtaACCATATTCTCTGCACCCAACTATTGTGGCGAGTTCGACAATGCTGGTGCCATGATGAGCATAGATGATTCACTAACATGCTCATTCCAGATCCTTAAACCTTCTGATAAGAAAGGGAAAGCTGGAACCGGCAACTCAAAACCTGGAACACCGCCTAGGAAGATAAAGATTAATATTATTTAG